The following are encoded together in the Pseudomonas sp. IB20 genome:
- a CDS encoding O-antigen ligase family protein gives MHSKRLTYGSNRVFDFVVLWILPIGLLLLLSSLFYVTNRNVMHRFYYGFFSVPTLLLLCLRPQELKELLREPLVVALLAFCAWALTTVLWSPEPTGDSNLFKVPLQTFMLFAGCGLLLHYRNELFKPVFFSAAVIALVVCLGNLVAFAKGFEPGMRMIGGLGALDNPLLSSHLFGFFCVYWLYVCVTTKRLHMLWLSVPALAIMTLAVLATGSRTPLVALVLAVLWMGLLSRNRRSVLMVAGLIAAAAALLLFYPQLITERGSSFRLEIWRIILGRIADHPWIGHSYDSELYVQPANYDGTLREPHNFALGVLYYVGIIGFIPWLFMLGWGLYKSLKERAQPLFILASSLLAYGIGAGLTEGGGILSRPKEHWFLLWVPLALIAGLSIAQRRRSLLRMPVATPKPQAFEALCNGAHVIEEDGLGPKVLRLEDGSFLKLFRARRWYTSGRFNPYSERFASNSEQLQQLSIASPPILDLYSLQDGSSAVRYRPLPGLTLRQALQSLDASLRESLIERFGRFMAQLHERGVYFRSLHLGNVLLLEDGEFGLIDVADMRIYPSALRNTLRQRNLKHMQRYPQDRSWLFETHFEQLAKGYASVASPQATVKLREQVLTLARPGA, from the coding sequence ATGCACTCCAAGCGCCTTACTTATGGCTCAAATCGCGTTTTCGACTTCGTGGTCCTATGGATTTTGCCCATTGGCTTATTGTTGCTGCTGAGCTCGCTGTTCTACGTCACTAATCGCAATGTAATGCACCGGTTCTACTACGGTTTCTTCAGTGTCCCGACCTTGCTGCTGCTGTGCTTGCGCCCCCAGGAACTCAAAGAGTTGCTGCGTGAGCCCTTAGTGGTCGCCCTCCTGGCATTTTGCGCCTGGGCGCTGACCACCGTGCTGTGGAGCCCTGAACCTACCGGCGACTCCAACCTGTTCAAGGTACCGCTGCAAACGTTCATGTTGTTTGCTGGCTGCGGGTTGCTGCTGCATTACCGCAACGAGCTGTTCAAGCCGGTCTTCTTCAGTGCCGCGGTGATTGCACTGGTGGTGTGCCTGGGCAACCTGGTGGCGTTCGCCAAAGGTTTTGAGCCGGGCATGCGCATGATCGGCGGCCTGGGCGCCCTCGACAACCCGCTGCTCAGTTCGCACCTGTTCGGCTTTTTCTGCGTGTACTGGCTGTACGTCTGTGTAACCACCAAACGCTTGCACATGCTCTGGCTCAGCGTTCCCGCCCTGGCAATCATGACCCTGGCAGTGCTGGCGACAGGCTCCAGGACGCCGTTGGTTGCGCTGGTTCTGGCGGTGCTCTGGATGGGCTTGCTCAGCCGCAATCGTCGTTCGGTGCTGATGGTTGCAGGCCTGATAGCGGCGGCCGCCGCATTGCTGCTGTTTTACCCACAACTGATTACCGAACGCGGCAGCTCATTCCGCCTGGAGATCTGGCGCATCATTCTGGGCCGTATCGCTGATCATCCATGGATCGGCCACAGCTACGACTCCGAACTCTACGTGCAGCCTGCGAACTACGACGGGACACTTCGCGAGCCCCACAACTTTGCCTTGGGCGTGCTGTATTACGTCGGCATCATCGGCTTTATCCCATGGCTCTTCATGCTCGGCTGGGGCTTGTACAAAAGCCTCAAAGAGCGGGCGCAGCCACTGTTTATCCTGGCATCGTCACTGCTGGCCTACGGCATCGGCGCCGGCCTGACCGAAGGCGGTGGCATTCTGTCGCGGCCCAAGGAGCACTGGTTTTTGCTGTGGGTTCCACTGGCACTGATCGCCGGCCTGAGCATCGCCCAACGCCGCCGCAGCCTGCTGCGCATGCCAGTAGCAACGCCCAAGCCACAGGCCTTTGAAGCGTTGTGCAACGGTGCCCACGTCATCGAGGAGGATGGTCTGGGCCCGAAGGTGCTACGCCTGGAGGACGGCAGCTTCCTCAAACTGTTCAGGGCGCGCCGCTGGTACACCTCCGGCCGGTTTAATCCCTATTCGGAGCGCTTCGCCAGCAACAGCGAACAGCTGCAGCAATTGAGTATTGCTTCGCCGCCTATCCTCGACCTGTACAGCTTGCAAGATGGCAGCAGCGCCGTGCGTTATCGGCCGCTACCGGGCCTGACCCTGCGCCAGGCGCTGCAAAGCCTGGACGCCAGCCTGCGAGAGTCGCTGATCGAACGTTTTGGCCGGTTCATGGCACAGCTGCACGAACGCGGCGTGTACTTCCGCTCGCTGCACTTGGGCAATGTCCTGCTTCTGGAAGATGGTGAGTTCGGGCTGATCGACGTGGCCGACATGCGCATTTACCCGTCAGCACTGCGCAACACGCTGCGCCAGC